A genomic segment from Lignipirellula cremea encodes:
- a CDS encoding aminotransferase class V-fold PLP-dependent enzyme translates to MPDRIYLDNAATSWPKPEAVYHAADHFLRELGAPAGRGAYREAGESERLLRDTRSRLAKLLGAAGPERIIWTLNGTDALNLALHGLLAGGGHVVTSVAEHNSVLRPLHALAETAGVEFDCAPVDAEGRVDPDDIRAAIRPDTKLVVLTQASNVTGAVQPCAEVGRIAREQGVLFVVDAAQSLGRMPVDVGQLSADLVAAPGHKGLFGPLGTGFLYVGPGVESQLASVRQGGTGTHSDEDRQPTELPEKYESGNLNMAGIAGLHAGLVYLQERGIDAIEQHERALIERLLDGLTAIEGVTLYGPPADGPRVAVVSFNLAGYDSREVAGMLDSAYSLQCRAGIHCAPRMHGALGTLSTGGAVRFSPGLFNTIEQIDTAVAAVAELADSSF, encoded by the coding sequence ATGCCTGACCGGATTTACCTGGACAACGCCGCCACCAGCTGGCCCAAACCCGAAGCCGTTTACCATGCGGCCGATCATTTCCTGCGGGAACTCGGCGCGCCGGCCGGACGCGGGGCGTATCGTGAAGCGGGCGAGTCAGAGCGGTTATTGCGGGACACACGCAGCCGCCTGGCGAAACTCCTGGGAGCGGCCGGGCCGGAACGGATTATCTGGACGCTCAATGGCACCGACGCTTTGAACCTGGCCCTGCATGGGCTGCTCGCGGGCGGCGGTCATGTGGTGACGAGCGTGGCCGAGCACAACTCGGTGCTTCGCCCTTTGCACGCTCTGGCGGAAACCGCTGGCGTGGAGTTCGACTGTGCGCCGGTCGATGCGGAAGGACGGGTCGACCCGGACGATATCCGCGCGGCGATTCGACCAGATACAAAGCTCGTCGTCCTCACCCAGGCGTCGAATGTGACGGGCGCCGTGCAGCCGTGCGCCGAAGTCGGCCGTATCGCGCGTGAGCAGGGCGTGCTGTTCGTGGTCGATGCGGCCCAGTCGCTGGGCCGGATGCCAGTCGACGTCGGCCAGCTGTCGGCCGATCTGGTCGCCGCGCCGGGACACAAGGGACTGTTCGGTCCGCTGGGCACGGGCTTTTTATATGTTGGCCCCGGCGTCGAATCGCAGCTAGCCAGCGTTCGCCAGGGCGGCACGGGTACGCACTCTGACGAGGATCGCCAGCCGACCGAACTGCCGGAAAAGTATGAGTCGGGCAACCTGAATATGGCGGGCATCGCGGGGCTGCACGCGGGGCTCGTCTATCTGCAGGAACGCGGGATCGACGCAATCGAACAGCATGAACGGGCCTTGATCGAACGGCTGTTGGACGGCCTGACGGCGATCGAAGGGGTGACCTTGTACGGGCCGCCCGCGGATGGGCCACGGGTGGCGGTCGTCAGTTTTAACCTGGCCGGTTATGACTCTCGCGAAGTCGCGGGCATGCTCGACAGTGCTTACTCCCTGCAGTGTCGGGCCGGTATCCACTGCGCTCCGCGGATGCACGGGGCGCTCGGTACGCTATCAACCGGCGGGGCCGTACGTTTCTCGCCGGGACTGTTCAATACGATCGAGCAGATCGACACGGCTGTCGCCGCGGTCGCCGAACTGGCTGACAGCAGTTTTTAA
- a CDS encoding ADP-ribosylglycohydrolase family protein: MTLSLPDRILGCLLGGALGDAIGAHYEGDPPPESYTMPTDLQVTDDTQLTLATCEAIVAVGEVEPASIAASFLQWFRSRRLNGLGSSTLKALIELDAGGHWALVGATGERSAGNGAAMRIAPLAFFLDPELDADRQTLRDVCRITHRNDEAYCGALAIVSTLHHVLSGGRLDEAVWPMLAGSLPDSRVRDRVLTFLPGAMTVAEYAVRFGASGYVVDSAPLAILAATQATSLEQAFEQLVRCGGDTDTNASLLGQLYGAANGEGGLPPAGVARIDAVEQVRQTAASLARVAAAE; encoded by the coding sequence ATGACTTTGTCGCTCCCTGATCGAATTCTCGGCTGCCTGCTGGGCGGCGCCCTGGGCGATGCGATCGGCGCGCACTATGAAGGCGACCCTCCGCCTGAGTCGTATACGATGCCGACCGATCTGCAGGTGACCGACGATACGCAGCTGACGCTGGCCACGTGTGAAGCGATCGTTGCAGTCGGCGAAGTGGAGCCCGCGTCGATTGCCGCGAGTTTCCTGCAGTGGTTTCGATCGCGGCGATTAAACGGCCTGGGCTCCAGCACGCTCAAGGCTCTGATTGAACTGGATGCAGGCGGCCACTGGGCGCTGGTCGGCGCGACGGGCGAACGCTCGGCCGGGAACGGAGCGGCGATGCGGATTGCTCCCCTGGCATTCTTTCTGGATCCGGAACTCGATGCGGATCGCCAGACCTTGCGGGACGTCTGCCGGATTACCCACCGGAACGACGAGGCGTACTGCGGGGCATTGGCCATCGTGAGCACGCTGCATCACGTGCTGTCGGGCGGCCGCCTGGACGAAGCCGTCTGGCCGATGCTGGCGGGATCGCTGCCTGACTCGCGGGTGCGTGATCGCGTGCTCACGTTTCTACCCGGGGCGATGACCGTGGCTGAGTATGCGGTGCGCTTCGGCGCGTCCGGCTATGTCGTGGATTCGGCGCCGCTGGCGATCCTGGCTGCGACCCAGGCGACCAGCCTGGAGCAGGCGTTCGAACAGCTGGTGCGATGCGGCGGCGATACCGATACGAATGCGTCCCTGCTGGGCCAGCTTTACGGAGCGGCCAACGGGGAAGGCGGACTGCCGCCAGCTGGCGTTGCACGGATCGATGCGGTCGAACAGGTCCGACAGACGGCCGCCAGTCTGGCTCGGGTTGCTGCTGCAGAATAG
- a CDS encoding DUF1501 domain-containing protein encodes MSRPFPRCSGPLSRRSFLTAGSLGLGGLGLADLLRLRAEAAARQPAGKDDDTAIIFVWLPGGPPHMEMYDMKPDAPAEYRGPFRPIATNVAGIDVCELMPRHAQIADKYNIIRSVAHEFSDHGGGHKRFLTGRDPLEPTGFVNDFPMAGSVVAKVRANRRTGVPNYICGSSRNNANVDAFSFGAAYLGSAYTPYTFTGDPSDAKFKVQDLAMEESVALRLEDRAQLLSSLDRMRRQVDNTGALDAMDKYSAEAIDLLLSPQMRNAFDLSQESDELKDRYGRHAWGFRALLARRLVEAGSSFVTVVMENAHVSPIRYPKDGVFNWDSHAVNGHIFNDALVRLPIYDQAITALVEDLYNRGLDKRVLLVVTGEFGRTPRISYGVGSRSGVMQPGRDHWPQAMSMLVAGGGMRTGQVIGSTNAKGEHPQDRPLTPNDLWATVYRHLGIDYTQSFPNMAGRPMPILPYGEPISELL; translated from the coding sequence ATGTCGCGACCTTTTCCCCGCTGTTCGGGCCCGCTTTCTCGCCGTTCCTTTTTAACTGCCGGCTCACTGGGGCTGGGTGGATTGGGACTGGCGGACCTGCTGCGATTGCGCGCGGAAGCGGCTGCTCGCCAGCCGGCTGGGAAAGACGACGATACGGCCATCATTTTCGTCTGGCTGCCGGGCGGGCCGCCGCACATGGAGATGTACGATATGAAGCCGGACGCCCCGGCCGAGTATCGCGGTCCGTTCCGTCCCATTGCGACGAACGTCGCCGGCATCGACGTTTGCGAGCTGATGCCCCGTCACGCCCAGATCGCGGACAAATACAATATCATCCGCTCGGTCGCCCATGAATTTTCTGACCATGGCGGCGGCCACAAGCGGTTCCTGACCGGCCGTGATCCGCTGGAGCCGACCGGATTCGTCAACGACTTTCCGATGGCTGGCTCGGTGGTCGCCAAGGTGCGAGCCAACCGCCGGACCGGCGTGCCGAACTATATTTGCGGCTCCTCCCGCAACAACGCCAACGTCGACGCGTTCAGTTTTGGCGCAGCCTACCTGGGATCGGCCTACACGCCGTACACCTTCACCGGCGATCCGTCCGATGCGAAGTTCAAGGTCCAGGATCTGGCGATGGAAGAAAGCGTCGCCCTGCGGCTGGAGGATCGAGCCCAACTGCTCAGTAGCCTTGATCGCATGCGGCGACAGGTCGACAACACAGGCGCCCTCGACGCGATGGACAAGTACAGCGCCGAAGCGATCGACCTGCTGCTGAGCCCGCAAATGCGGAACGCGTTTGACCTGTCGCAGGAGTCGGATGAACTGAAAGACCGCTACGGCCGGCACGCCTGGGGCTTTCGCGCCCTGCTGGCTCGCCGGCTGGTTGAAGCCGGCAGCAGCTTTGTCACGGTCGTGATGGAGAACGCCCACGTGTCGCCGATCCGTTACCCGAAAGACGGCGTCTTTAACTGGGACTCGCACGCCGTGAACGGGCATATCTTCAACGACGCCCTGGTCCGCCTGCCGATCTACGACCAGGCGATCACGGCGCTGGTGGAAGACCTGTACAACCGCGGCCTGGACAAGCGCGTGCTGCTGGTCGTGACGGGCGAATTCGGCCGCACGCCCCGCATTTCGTACGGCGTCGGCTCCCGTTCCGGCGTGATGCAGCCCGGCCGGGACCACTGGCCGCAGGCGATGTCGATGCTGGTCGCCGGCGGCGGCATGCGCACCGGTCAGGTGATTGGCTCGACCAACGCCAAAGGGGAACACCCGCAGGATCGGCCGCTCACGCCGAACGATCTCTGGGCCACCGTCTATCGCCATCTGGGAATCGACTACACGCAGTCCTTCCCCAACATGGCCGGCCGCCCCATGCCAATCCTGCCCTATGGCGAACCGATCTCGGAACTGCTTTAA
- a CDS encoding sugar ABC transporter ATP-binding protein → MPVVKGAPPIISIRAVGKQYPGVRALDQISFDVARGELHSICGENGAGKSTLMKILSGVIPDFEGELLVCGRTANFRSAREAEQAGVSIIHQELNLVEELSAAANIFLGRELRNGLGLLAHRQMETAARALLRELECEIDPTALAGSLRVGDQQLLEIAKALSLQSEILIMDEPTSALTETEVERLYRVIERLRERGVTILYISHKMDEVFRLSDRITVLRDGRWVSTLERTETTPREITHLMVGREIESLQLSSHRQAGPTVMQVDHLSLPWPGHARKWRLKDVSFSLRQGEILGFAGLMGAGRTELFECLFGAAADRYEGRVLLNGQEVRFRHPAEATQAGVALVTEDRKRLGLFSQMNVRENITLCTLRQATLGPFLLGSKERQMATLMVDQLAVKTAGVSAAVTSLSGGNQQKCIIGRWLLTQPRVLLLDDPTRGIDVGAKAELYRLMNQLCDEGISIMLTSSELPELLTVADRILVLCEGRLTGEFSRAEATEQKIMEAATACGPLAATEQT, encoded by the coding sequence ATGCCTGTTGTGAAGGGCGCGCCGCCGATCATTTCCATTCGTGCTGTTGGCAAGCAGTACCCGGGCGTTCGCGCGCTTGACCAGATCTCGTTCGATGTTGCTCGCGGCGAGCTGCACTCGATCTGCGGTGAAAACGGCGCCGGGAAAAGTACGCTGATGAAGATTCTCTCCGGCGTGATCCCGGACTTCGAAGGCGAGCTTTTGGTCTGCGGAAGGACGGCGAACTTCCGCAGCGCCCGGGAGGCCGAGCAGGCCGGCGTCAGCATCATCCACCAGGAGTTGAACCTGGTCGAAGAGCTTTCCGCCGCCGCCAACATCTTTCTCGGCCGGGAGCTGCGCAACGGACTGGGGCTGCTGGCGCATCGTCAAATGGAAACGGCCGCCCGGGCCCTGCTGCGGGAGCTGGAGTGCGAGATTGATCCGACCGCCCTGGCCGGCTCGCTCCGCGTCGGCGATCAGCAACTGCTGGAGATCGCCAAGGCGCTGTCCCTGCAGAGCGAGATCCTCATCATGGATGAACCGACCAGCGCGCTCACCGAAACCGAAGTCGAGCGGCTGTATCGGGTGATCGAACGACTGCGCGAACGGGGCGTGACGATCCTGTACATCTCGCACAAGATGGACGAAGTCTTCCGCCTTTCGGATCGCATCACGGTGCTCCGCGACGGCCGGTGGGTGAGCACGTTGGAGCGGACCGAAACAACGCCCCGAGAGATCACACATCTGATGGTCGGACGCGAGATCGAATCGCTGCAGTTGTCCTCCCATCGGCAGGCGGGACCGACCGTGATGCAGGTGGATCATCTGTCCCTGCCCTGGCCGGGACATGCCCGCAAGTGGCGGTTGAAGGATGTCAGCTTCAGCCTGCGGCAAGGAGAAATTCTGGGCTTTGCCGGCTTGATGGGGGCCGGACGCACCGAGCTGTTTGAGTGCCTGTTTGGTGCGGCGGCCGACCGTTATGAAGGCCGCGTGCTGTTGAATGGTCAGGAAGTTCGCTTCCGTCATCCGGCCGAAGCCACCCAGGCGGGCGTCGCCCTGGTGACCGAGGATCGGAAGCGGCTGGGGCTGTTCTCGCAGATGAACGTACGGGAGAACATCACGCTTTGTACGCTCCGCCAGGCCACGCTGGGGCCGTTCCTGCTGGGGAGCAAGGAGCGGCAGATGGCGACCCTCATGGTCGACCAACTGGCGGTGAAAACGGCCGGCGTCTCCGCCGCCGTGACGAGCCTTTCCGGCGGCAACCAGCAGAAGTGCATCATCGGCCGCTGGCTGCTTACGCAACCCCGCGTGCTGCTGCTTGACGACCCCACCCGCGGCATCGATGTCGGCGCCAAGGCTGAACTCTATCGACTGATGAACCAGCTATGCGACGAAGGCATCTCCATCATGCTGACTTCCAGTGAGCTGCCCGAATTGCTCACCGTGGCCGACCGGATTCTGGTCCTGTGCGAAGGCCGTCTGACGGGCGAGTTCTCCCGCGCCGAAGCAACCGAGCAGAAAATCATGGAGGCCGCCACCGCCTGCGGCCCGCTCGCCGCCACGGAGCAAACGTGA
- a CDS encoding right-handed parallel beta-helix repeat-containing protein: protein MMLASRNLSLSCLSICFAAALLVAVPGRAVEFPSHPPQRPLPVPSRRPLPSGDLRYVSPTGDDSASGEQAQPWRTITFAIRQLQPGQTLLLRGGVYHEHVVCEAQGTAEQPITLRSAPGELAIIDGGLPEFLLQPENAWTPVADGAPHEYRSVRAYPNLGARADTTNLLGAFADSMVPLHGYRFLTDLRSDNEYFSAIEAGKTEAGSGIYCGPGLFYDAETGHIHVRLDHTTQLALKSDNYRGETDPRRLPLIVAGMAGGSPLSLQGARFVQLQDLVVRGSRSATVSVSRCTNITFDGVTSYGGQAAMGVVDSAGLRLWNCALRGIAAPWTYRGSLKYRAIEARIFSASSWAPTGSDNHDFELAHSEFTDCVDGVFIGNVRNVRFHHNLVDNVSDDGIFLTATTAYDGTTPGGNVRIYQNRFARCLTVFAFGVGHGRQRMTEHGYQTGAGVSIYRNLFDLRSPVMYQQPIKEAIDIGTFGRLAGDHGGPLWEPMAIYQNTILQHEGPFRNYYCGGLGGHLGPGSKRRVLNNLLVQEVGSLGGVLPPVIPPVDKNPPPAVPEEPDDPLADLLDPEKPPRPSLINPPPDAKPPGLLSKVPLPIDFQADGNLQWCYGAPTSAEVLLGRFRRSAAFEASKVWYPAGWTSHDLVFDPLFVHFSLFDPPNTPCDPRLTDKSPAIDAGVPLASDWEDPLRSQDAGRPDIGAFPLGSTAWDVGVNGRMRVDGVAVDAPSVTPSPDGFVLQDPAVLGERFAARNEVKVAMVEGYPAFDAPLLSYVLRRQGATVEEFEKTWLPTTEYAQYHAVVITGDLARAKMEPHQFSADDLKRVRAYLEGGGVLLLTRGGRALFATAEGTNFLVEHAGEKPQRLSTDPLQLLLPKHAWTSHLQGRTPNWINDRNVSPLKATQGEKIIGGPDKATLLRLPLGKGSLIYVGWETAVSLPSGRDGSSVPEETRYEEQLQVLSKIAAAIVDR from the coding sequence ATGATGCTGGCGAGCCGAAACCTCTCTCTGTCCTGTCTATCGATCTGTTTCGCGGCGGCCTTGCTGGTCGCTGTGCCCGGCAGGGCGGTCGAGTTCCCGTCGCACCCGCCGCAGCGACCCTTGCCTGTCCCTTCCCGCCGGCCGTTGCCGTCGGGCGACCTGCGGTACGTTTCTCCCACCGGCGACGACTCCGCCTCGGGCGAGCAGGCTCAGCCCTGGCGGACGATTACCTTCGCCATCCGCCAGCTGCAGCCCGGCCAGACGCTCCTGCTGCGCGGCGGCGTCTACCATGAACACGTCGTCTGCGAAGCCCAGGGCACAGCGGAGCAGCCGATCACCCTCCGGTCGGCGCCTGGCGAACTGGCCATCATCGACGGCGGCTTGCCGGAGTTCCTGCTGCAGCCCGAAAACGCCTGGACCCCGGTTGCCGATGGCGCCCCGCATGAGTACCGCTCCGTGCGTGCTTACCCGAACCTGGGCGCACGGGCCGACACCACGAACCTGCTGGGGGCGTTCGCGGATTCGATGGTCCCGCTGCATGGCTACCGGTTCCTGACCGATCTGCGGTCGGACAACGAGTACTTCTCCGCAATCGAAGCCGGCAAAACGGAAGCCGGCAGCGGCATCTATTGCGGGCCCGGTTTGTTTTACGATGCGGAAACAGGCCACATTCATGTACGGCTGGATCACACCACGCAACTGGCGCTCAAATCGGATAATTATCGCGGCGAAACCGACCCTCGCCGCTTGCCGTTGATTGTCGCCGGCATGGCGGGCGGATCGCCCTTGTCCCTCCAGGGCGCGCGGTTCGTCCAGCTGCAGGACCTGGTCGTACGCGGTTCCCGGTCGGCGACCGTGTCGGTCTCCCGCTGCACCAATATCACGTTCGACGGCGTCACTTCGTATGGCGGCCAGGCGGCGATGGGCGTGGTGGATTCGGCCGGCCTGCGGTTGTGGAACTGTGCTTTGCGAGGGATCGCGGCGCCCTGGACCTACCGTGGGAGTCTCAAGTATCGCGCGATTGAAGCCCGGATCTTCTCGGCCAGCAGTTGGGCGCCAACCGGTTCCGATAATCACGATTTTGAACTGGCGCATAGCGAGTTCACCGACTGTGTCGACGGCGTGTTCATTGGAAATGTGAGGAACGTCCGCTTTCACCATAACCTGGTCGATAACGTCAGCGACGACGGGATCTTTCTCACGGCGACCACCGCGTACGACGGCACAACGCCCGGCGGGAATGTGCGAATTTACCAGAACCGGTTCGCCCGCTGTCTGACCGTGTTTGCGTTCGGCGTGGGGCACGGCCGGCAGCGGATGACCGAACACGGTTACCAGACCGGCGCTGGCGTCAGCATTTATCGAAACCTGTTCGACCTCCGCAGCCCGGTGATGTACCAGCAGCCAATCAAAGAAGCGATCGATATCGGTACGTTCGGCCGGCTAGCCGGCGATCATGGCGGCCCGCTGTGGGAGCCGATGGCGATCTACCAGAACACGATCCTGCAGCATGAGGGTCCCTTTCGCAATTACTACTGCGGCGGCCTGGGCGGGCACCTGGGGCCAGGCTCCAAGAGGCGCGTCCTGAATAACCTGCTCGTCCAGGAAGTCGGTTCGCTGGGCGGAGTCCTGCCGCCAGTGATTCCTCCTGTCGACAAGAATCCGCCGCCTGCCGTACCGGAAGAACCAGACGATCCGCTCGCCGATCTGCTCGATCCAGAGAAACCGCCCCGCCCCAGCCTGATCAATCCCCCGCCTGACGCAAAGCCGCCGGGCCTTCTCTCGAAGGTCCCGTTGCCGATTGACTTTCAGGCCGACGGCAATCTGCAGTGGTGTTACGGCGCGCCAACGTCGGCCGAAGTCTTGCTGGGACGCTTTCGCCGGTCGGCCGCGTTCGAGGCCAGCAAAGTCTGGTATCCGGCTGGCTGGACCTCGCACGACCTGGTCTTCGATCCGCTCTTCGTCCACTTCTCCCTGTTTGATCCTCCGAACACGCCGTGTGATCCGCGGCTGACGGACAAGAGTCCGGCGATCGACGCGGGCGTTCCCCTGGCCAGCGACTGGGAAGATCCGCTCCGCAGCCAGGATGCGGGACGTCCCGACATCGGCGCCTTTCCGCTGGGATCGACGGCCTGGGACGTTGGCGTCAACGGCCGGATGCGCGTCGATGGCGTCGCGGTCGATGCCCCGTCTGTCACGCCGTCGCCCGACGGCTTTGTGCTGCAGGACCCGGCCGTGCTGGGCGAACGCTTTGCCGCCCGGAACGAAGTGAAGGTGGCGATGGTGGAAGGTTATCCGGCATTCGACGCGCCGCTGTTGTCGTATGTGTTGCGACGACAGGGAGCCACGGTCGAGGAGTTCGAAAAAACCTGGCTGCCGACGACCGAATACGCCCAGTACCACGCCGTGGTCATCACGGGCGATCTGGCCCGGGCGAAGATGGAGCCGCACCAGTTCTCGGCCGACGATCTGAAACGGGTGCGAGCGTACCTCGAAGGCGGCGGCGTGCTGCTGCTCACCCGGGGCGGCCGGGCCTTATTCGCCACGGCGGAGGGGACGAACTTCCTCGTCGAACATGCGGGCGAGAAACCGCAACGCCTGTCGACCGACCCGCTGCAACTGCTCCTGCCGAAACACGCCTGGACCAGTCACCTGCAGGGCCGTACGCCCAACTGGATCAACGACCGGAACGTGTCACCGCTGAAGGCGACACAGGGAGAAAAGATCATCGGCGGTCCCGACAAAGCGACCCTGCTCCGGTTGCCGCTGGGGAAGGGCAGCCTGATCTACGTCGGCTGGGAAACAGCCGTCTCGCTGCCCAGCGGCCGCGACGGTTCCTCCGTCCCCGAAGAAACAAGGTATGAAGAGCAACTGCAGGTCCTGTCGAAGATCGCAGCGGCAATCGTCGACCGGTAA